A DNA window from Hippoglossus stenolepis mitochondrion, complete genome contains the following coding sequences:
- the ND4 gene encoding NADH dehydrogenase subunit 4 (TAA stop codon is completed by the addition of 3' A residues to the mRNA), giving the protein MLKVLIPTLMLIPTAWLLKPNWLWPMTLMYSFCISLVSLSWLKNLSETGWSSLSLFMATDSLSTPLLVLTCWLLPLMILASQKHTALEPLSRQRMYITLLASLQFFLILAFSATELVMFYVMFEATLIPTLIIITRWGNQTERLNAGTYFLFYTLAGSLPLLVALLLLQNTSGTLSLLTLHYTDPLALSSYADKLWWAGCLLAFLVKMPLYGVHLWLPKAHVEAPIAGSMILAAVLLKLGGYGMIRMMTMLEPLTKELSYPFIVFALWGVIMTGSICLRQTDLKSLIAYSSVSHMGLVAGGILIQSPWGLTGALTLMIAHGLTSSALFCLANTNYERTHSRTMVLARGLQVALPLMATWWFISSLANLALPPLPNLMGELMIITSLFNWSWWTLALTGAGTLITAGYSLYMFLMTQRGPIPTHVIALEPSHTREHLLIALHLIPLILLVLKPELIWGWTA; this is encoded by the coding sequence ATGCTAAAAGTCCTAATCCCAACACTTATGCTAATCCCAACAGCCTGGTTACTCAAACCCAACTGACTCTGACCCATGACTTTAATGTATAGCTTTTGCATCTCCTTGGTCAGCCTTTCGTGACTAAAAAACCTCTCAGAAACCGGCTGATCGTCACTTAGCCTCTTTATAGCTACCGACTCCCTATCGACCCCCCTCCTCGTTCTTACATGCTGATTACTCCCACTAATAATTTTGGCAAGCCAGAAACACACAGCCTTAGAACCTCTTAGTCGCCAGCGCATGTACATCACACTTCTCGCCTCACTCCAGTTCTTCCTAATCCTAGCATTTAGCGCCACCGAACTGGTAATGTTTTACGTAATATTTGAAGCCACCCTTATCCCCACGCTAATCATTATCACCCGCTGAGGAAACCAAACAGAACGTCTAAACGCAGGAACCTACTTTCTCTTCTATACATTAGCGGGCTCACTCCCCCTTCTCGTTGCTTTACTCCTACTCCAAAACACATCCGGCACCCTATCGTTGTTAACCCTTCACTATACGGACCCGCTCGCTCTCTCGTCTTATGCAGACAAACTATGATGAGCAGGCTGTCTTTTAGCATTCCTGGTTAAAATACCCCTCTACGGGGTCCACCTATGGCTCCCTAAAGCCCATGTTGAAGCTCCAATTGCAGGCTCAATAATCCTTGCAGCAGTTCTACTGAAGCTAGGGGGATACGGCATGATCCGCATGATAACGATATTGGAACCTCTAACTAAGGAATTAAGCTACCCCTTCATTGTCTTTGCACTTTGAGGGGTAATTATAACTGGCTCAATTTGTCTACGCCAGACAGACCTTAAGTCCTTAATTGCCTACTCATCAGTCAGCCACATGGGCCTAGTGGCTGGGGGAATTCTTATTCAATCACCCTGAGGCTTAACAGGAGCCCTCACCCTCATAATTGCACACGGTCTTACTTCATCAGCCCTCTTCTGCTTGGCAAACACAAACTATGAACGAACCCACAGTCGAACAATGGTCCTGGCGCGAGGACTTCAAGTAGCCCTACCACTAATAGCCACTTGGTGGTTTATTTCTAGCTTGGCCAACCTAGCTCTGCCACCACTACCCAACCTCATGGGGGAGCTGATAATTATCACTTCTTTATTCAACTGGTCCTGGTGAACTCTGGCATTAACCGGTGCAGGCACTCTAATCACAGCTGGTTACTCCCTTTACATATTCTTAATAACTCAACGGGGCCCTATCCCAACACATGTCATTGCACTTGAACCATCTCACACCCGAGAACACCTTCTTATTGCACTTCACCTTATCCCCTTAATTCTGCTCGTACTTAAGCCCGAGCTGATCTGAGGCTGAACTGCCT